The Leishmania braziliensis MHOM/BR/75/M2904 complete genome, chromosome 12 genome window below encodes:
- a CDS encoding putative proteasome regulatory ATPase subunittcc1l8.3 yields MICRTETHQLMKEESAAKQEVKRIQAVPLVLGNFVEAVDSVRGIVSGTSGSQYFVRILSTLNKEHLKPNVSVGLHKSSNACVQLLPSETDATITLLNSSDRPDVTYSDVGGLDMQKQEIREAVELPLTHAGLYEQIGIDPPRGVLLYGPPGTGKTMLVKAVARHTKASFIRVVGSEFVQKFLGEGPRKVRDVFRLARENAPSIIFIDEVDSIATKRFDAQTGADREVQRVLVELLTQMDGFDQTTNVKVIMATNRWDTLDPALLRPGRLDRKIEFPYPDRRQKRLVFQVCTSKMNLSPEVDLEDYVTRPEKLSGADIQSICQEAGMLAVRKNRYVILPRDIENAYRTVIKKTGEETYDFYS; encoded by the coding sequence ATGATCTGCAGGACCGAGACGCATCAGCTGAtgaaggaagagagcgcgGCGAAGCAGGAGGTGAAGCGCATCCAGGCCGTGCCCCTCGTCCTCGGCAACTTCGTCGAGGCTGTGGACAGCGTGCGCGGCATCGTGAGCGGCACGAGCGGCTCACAGTACTTTGTGCGAATCCTCTCTACCCTCAACAAGGAGCACCTCAAGCCGAACGTCAGCGTCGGCCTGCACAAGAGCAGCAACGCCtgcgtgcagctgctacCGAGTGAAACAGACGCAACAATCACGCTGCTCAATTCGAGCGACAGGCCCGACGTCACGTACTCAGACGTGGGTGGCCTGGACATGCAGAAGCAGGAGATCcgcgaggcggtggagctgccgcTGACCCACGCGGGCTTGTACGAGCAGATCGGTATTGACCCTCCCCGCGGTGTGCTGCTCTATGGTCCGCCCGGCACCGGCAAGACTATGCTGGTGAAAGCTGTGGCACGGCACACGAAGGCCTCCTTCATCCGCGTTGTCGGCAGCGAGTTTGTGCAGAAGTTCCTCGGCGAGGGCCCTCGCAAGGTGCGTGACGTGTTTCGCCTCGCCCGCGAGAACGCGCCATCGATCATCTTCATTGACGAGGTCGACTCCATCGCGACCAAGCGCTTTGATGCCCAGACCGGTGCCGATCGcgaggtgcagcgtgtgcTGGTGGAGCTCCTCACCCAGATGGATGGTTTTGACCAGACAACGAACGTGAAGGTCATCATGGCCACAAACCGCTGGGATACGCTGGACCCCGCGTTGCTACGCCCTGGCCGCCTCGATCGCAAGATTGAGTTCCCCTACCCCGACCGCCGCCAGAAACGCCTTGTATTTCAAGTGTGCACATCGAAGATGAACCTGTCGCCGGAAGTGGACCTCGAAGACTACGTTACGCGGCCGGAGAAGCTGAGCGGGGCTGATATCCAGTCAATCTGCCAGGAAGCGGGTATGCTGGCAGTGCGAAAGAATCGCTACGTCATTCTGCCGCGAGACATCGAGAATGCGTACCGTACGGTGATCAAGAAGACGGGAGAGGAGACGTACGACTTCTACTCGTGA
- a CDS encoding putative hydroxyacylglutathione hydrolase has product MRNYYTKKFGSTFSVTVVPTLKDNFSYLINDHATHTLAAVDVNADYKPILKYIEEHLKQQANTGVTYNFRVILSTHKHWDHSGGNAKLKAELEAMNSLVPVVVIGGANDDVPAVTQPVREGDRVQVGELSVEVIDAPCHTRGHVLYKVHHPQHPNDGVALFTGDTVFIAGIGAFFEGDERDMCRAIEKVYHINQDNNYALDAVTFVFPGHEYTAGFMNFSENKFPDRVGDDLSFIRAQKAKYAAAVKKGDPSVPSSLADEKRQNLFLRVADPAFVEKMNQGNMQELMLHLYNACD; this is encoded by the coding sequence ATGCGCAACTACTACACGAAGAAGTTCGGCTCCACCTTCTCCGTCACGGTGGTGCCCACCCTTAAGGATAACTTCTCCTACCTGATCAACGATCATGCCACCCACACGCTCGCAGCCGTGGATGTGAATGCCGACTACAAGCCCATTTTGAAGTACATCGAGGAGCACCTGAAGCAGCAAGCTAACACCGGCGTCACGTACAACTTCCGCGTCATTCTTAGTACCCACAAGCACTGGGATCATTCAGGTGGCAACGCGAAGCTCAAGGCAGAGCTAGAGGCGATGAATAGCTTGGTGCCAGTGGTGGTGATCGGCGGTGCCAACGACGACGTCCCTGCTGTCACACAGCCAGTCCGCGAAGGCGACCGGGTCCAGGTTGGAGAGCTCTCCGTTGAGGTAATCGATGCGCCGTGCCACACCCGCGGTCACGTACTGTACAAGGTGCACCACCCGCAGCACCCCAACGACGGTGTCGCCCTCTTCACCGGCGACACCGTGTTCATCGCCGGCATTGGCGCCTTCTTCGAGGGAGACGAGAGGGACATGTGCCGCGCGATTGAAAAGGTGTACCACATCAACCAGGATAACAACTACGCCCTCGACGCGGTCACCTTCGTCTTCCCCGGACACGAGTACACTGCCGGGTTTATGAATTTCTCAGAGAACAAATTCCCTGACCGTGTCGGTGACGACCTGTCGTTCATCCGGGCACAGAAAGCAAAGTACGCGGCAGCCGTGAAGAAGGGAGATCCATCGGTGCCGAGCTCGCTGGCAGATGAGAAGCGGCAGAACCTCTTCCTGCGCGTGGCTGACCCGGCCTTTGTGGAGAAAATGAATCAGGGCAACATGCAAGAGCTCATGCTGCACTTGTACAACGCCTGTGACTGA
- a CDS encoding putative cysteinyl-tRNA synthetase, translating to MGRNHTSKVAAGLDGANPVKRDRHPVWYPPLKLDGNGLKVMNSLTETLEDFAPRDGRVVRWYTCGPTVYDLSHMGHARAYLTFDIIRRIMEDYFGYSVLYQMNITDIDDKIIKRARVGKLLDDFKEGELHRSNVEKLVAFTAEAVAAAESNLAKRKAKLSEPIPEGANSRVKADHEEKMLELQLKESQLAETKEKIAAAKDDFAALFAAASGVNGDLLDERNGHSISDQQIFEDHARKYERAFFEDMQRLGIRDPDIVSRVTEYVPQVVEFVQKIIDNGFAYVGETSVFFDTEAYIRAGHDYPKLKPGGDRNTTEEEMAEGEGTLTKAVEGEKRSSNDFALWKFSKPGEPRWPSPWGAGRPGWHIECSVMASDVLGENMDIHSGGWDLKFPHHDNECAQSEACNLHNQWVNYFLHCGHLHIKGLKMSKSLKNFITIRQALDDLGVTPRTMRLLFLASPWYKPMNFSDQSLDEAKEKERVLRAFFGSVDIVLRADNWKATQGVNTYDRELLGKCIEAEAAVHAALQDNFDTVVALQQLMSLVAATNQYLLSGERPSATLVRKVGCYVTKMFRVFGVVEGSDDVGLQKQGSGDDETRFIEVMNALVRFRDEVRDAAKEQKAVAAFLPLCDKVRDEWLVDAGVRLEDNPAGPTAWKSDEPALLRKELAERRAQQEGDRKKKLTNQAETKRRLVEKWRQFVHPPSDFFRRQDEKKYTAYDDVTGLPTTTATGEEVSEKELKKLSKEQAKYAKSYDEFVSKGGVTWLQEQEAELASMVAELEDKK from the coding sequence ATGGGCCGCAATCACACTTCGAAAGTGGCAGCCGGCCTCGATGGCGCCAACCCAGTGAAGCGAGACCGCCACCCCGTGTGGTACCCACCGCTGAAGCTGGACGGCAACGGACTGAAGGTGATGAACTCACTGACGGAGACCCTCGAGGACTTCGCGCCGCGAGACGGTCGGGTGGTGCGGTGGTACACGTGCGGCCCCACCGTCTACGATCTCTCTCACATGGGCCACGCACGCGCTTACCTCACCTTCGACATCATTCGCCGTATAATGGAGGACTACTTTGGCTACTCTGTACTTTACCAGATGAACATCACCGACATCGACGACAAGATCATTAAACGCGCTCGCGTGGGCAAACTGCTGGATGATTTCAAGGAAGGggagctgcaccgcagcAATGTTGAAAAGCTCGTAGCGTTCACGGCTGaggctgtcgccgccgccgagagTAACCTGGCAAAGCGCAAGGCGAAGCTGTCGGAGCCGATTCCCGAAGGCGCCAACAGCCGCGTCAAGGCGGACCACGAGGAGAAGATGCTGGAGTTGCAGCTAAAGGAGTCGCAGCTCGCTGAAACCAAGGAGAAGATCGCGGCAGCCAAGGACGACTTCGCTGCCCTGTTTGCCGCGGCCAGCGGCGTAAACGGCGATTTACTTGACGAGCGCAACGGCCACAGCATCTCCGATCAGCAAATCTTTGAAGACCACGCTCGTAAGTACGAGCGTGCCTTTTTCGAGGACATGCAGCGCCTGGGTATCCGTGACCCAGACATCGTCTCGCGCGTCACGGAGTACGTGCCTCAGGTGGTGGAGTTCGTGCAGAAGATTATCGACAATGGCTTCGCCTATGTCGGCGAGACGTCCGTCTTCTTCGACACAGAGGCGTACATCAGGGCTGGCCACGACTACCCGAAGCTGAAGCCCGGCGGTGACCGCAACACTACCGAGGAAGAGATGGCTGAAGGCGAGGGCACACTTACGAAGGCCGTCGAGGGCGAGAAGCGCAGCTCGAACGACTTTGCTCTGTGGAAATTCTCGAAGCCCGGTGAGCCGCGCTGGCCGTCCCCGTGGGGTGCTGGCCGTCCTGGCTGGCACATCGAGTGCTCCGTCATGGCGTCCGATGTTCTTGGAGAGAACATGGATATTCATAGCGGCGGGTGGGACTTGAAGTTTCCGCACCACGACAACGAGTGCGCGCAGAGCGAGGCGTGCAACCTACACAACCAGTGGGTGAACTACTTCCTCCACTGCGGCCATCTTCACATCAAAGGGCTGAAGATGAGCAAAAGCCTCAAAAATTTCATCACCATCCGCCAGGCGCTGGATGACCTCGGCGTCACGCCACGCacgatgcggctgctgttCCTCGCAAGTCCATGGTATAAGCCGATGAACTTCTCGGACCAGTCACTCGACGAggcgaaggaaaaggagcgtGTCCTGCGTGCCTTCTTCGGCAGCGTTGACATTGTCCTCCGCGCCGACAACTGGAAGGCCACGCAGGGCGTCAACACGTACGACCGCGAGTTGCTGGGCAAGTGCatcgaggcggaggcagccgtgcacgcggcgctgcaggacaACTTCGACACTGTCGttgccctgcagcagctcatgTCCCTGGTCGCGGCGACGAACCAGTACCTGCTGTCCGGCGAGCGACCGAGCGCAACGCTAGTGCGCAAGGTGGGGTGCTACGTGACGAAGATGTTCCGCGTCTTCGGAGTCGTGGAGGGCTCTGACGATGTTGGCCTGCAGAAACAGGGCTCTGGCGATGACGAGACACGCTTCATCGAAGTCATGAATGCCCTCGTGCGCTTCCGTGATGAGGTGCGCGATGCAGCCAAAGAGcagaaggcggtggcggccttTTTGCCCTTGTGCGACAAGGTGCGCGACGAGTGGCTTGTCGACGCTGGAGTTCGGCTCGAGGACAACCCAGCTGGCCCGACAGCGTGGAAAAGCGACGAGCCCGCATTGCTTCGCAAGGAGCTGGCGGAGCGCCGAGCTCAGCAGGAGGGCGACCGCAAGAAGAAGCTGACAAATCAGGCGGAGACGAAGCGCAGGCTGGTGGAGAAATGGCGGCAGTTTGTCCACCCGCCGTCGGATTTCTTCCGCCGCCAGGACGAGAAGAAGTACACCGCCTACGACGACGTCACTGGCCTCCCGACGACGACTGCGACTGGTGAGGAAGTGAGCGAGAAGGAGTTGAAAAAGCTGAGCAAGGAGCAGGCCAAGTACGCCAAGTCGTACGACGAGTTTGTCAGCAAGGGCGGTGTGACGTGGCTTcaggagcaggaggcagaACTGGCCAGCATGGTGGCCGAGCTCGAAGACAAGAAATAG